A DNA window from Camelina sativa cultivar DH55 chromosome 17, Cs, whole genome shotgun sequence contains the following coding sequences:
- the LOC104757305 gene encoding uncharacterized protein LOC104757305: protein MKNMVSDVRTSRVQPKWIEGDLWKVMVAQWETEEAQERSRIYSKARMSDRNGLGPHMHLSGPTSYQQVKQGLEEKLGRPVSLGEVFKETHTKPDGTYVDRKAEKIFTTYEKNLQAKLSEIESDPSQVHELTAEDYTAIFLQSTEKDSRGNIFGLGSLKDHLQGLLNGSSYHQQGQSSSFVALQEQMKEAQRIIEEQVAYATKRDAEFAAREAEHSKVVAEQQKKIDRLEKFMQKLDPAFLEFHESESSDAPIDPPT, encoded by the exons ATGAAAAACATGGTTAGCGACGTTAGGACTAGTCGAGTGCAACCTAAATGGATCGAGGGTGACCTGTGGAAAGTAATGGTTGCTCAGTGGgagactgaagaagcacaagaaAGGAGTCGAATCTATTCCAAAGCTCGCATGTCAgaccgtaatggtctcggtCCTCACATGCACTTATCTGGGCCAACATCTTATCAACAAGTCAAACAAGGCTTG GAAGAAAAACTTGGGAGACCAGTGAGTCTCGGTGAGGTTTTCAAAGAAACTCATACAAAGCCAGATGGTACATATGTGGATCGCAAGGCTGAGAAGATCTTTACaacttatgagaaaaacttacaagcTAAGCTATCTGAGATTGAGTCAGATCCTTCACAAGTTCATGAGCTCACAGCAGAAGATTATACTGccatctttcttcag tccACCGAGAAGGATTCACGAGGTAATATTTTTGGGCTCGGTAGCCTCAAGGATCATCTTCAGGGTCTTCTCAATGGCAGCAGCTATCATCAACAAGGACAGTCATCATCGTTTGTAGCATTGCAAGAGCAAATGAAGGAAGCTCAAAGGATCATTGAAGAACAAGTTGCTTATGCGACAAAACGTGATGCTGAGTTTGCTGCTCGTGAAGCAGAACATTCCAAAGTTGTGGCTgagcaacagaagaagatagatcGCTTGGAAAAGTTCATGCAGAAACTTGATCCGGCCTTTCTCGAGTTCCATGAGTCTGAATCAAGTGATGCACCCATCGACCCTCCTACATAA